A region from the Streptosporangium sp. NBC_01756 genome encodes:
- a CDS encoding serine hydrolase domain-containing protein encodes MSPVLESTARALLRRIAVEQAESRLPSLTAAVVRDGRLAWFGARGRVEGAAPDESTQYRIGSITKSMVAAVVMRLRDEGRVDLLDPLGKHVPGTPVGEVTVAQLLSHTAGLTAEPPGQWWERTPGMPVEELIALLGSQTARHRPGRRFHYSNLGFALLGELVARHRGMSWAQAVQAEVLEPLGMHDTTSRPRAPHAYGYAVHPWADVLLPEPEHDALAMAPAGQLWSTPADLARWAAFLAGDTAGVLDPGTLAEMREPATVDDGDAWTGGFGLGLQLARAGGRRLAGHGGSMPGFLATVWADPADRVGVLFMTNATFGASRSLLTELLAILDEHEPRLPAEWQPAGVDTGLLELTGPWYWGPGAYTLRLLSGRDLSLSPIDGGGARASRFVAQADGTWLGLEGYYAGETLRVVRRADGSLSHLDLNTFVFTRTPYDPAAEIPGGVDDGGWRG; translated from the coding sequence ATGTCGCCGGTTTTGGAGAGTACGGCCCGCGCGTTGCTGCGTAGGATCGCCGTGGAGCAGGCCGAGTCACGGCTGCCGTCCCTGACGGCCGCGGTGGTCCGCGACGGACGGCTCGCCTGGTTCGGCGCGCGCGGCCGGGTGGAAGGCGCCGCACCGGACGAGTCCACCCAGTACCGGATCGGTTCCATCACCAAGAGCATGGTCGCCGCCGTGGTCATGCGGCTGCGCGACGAGGGACGCGTGGACCTGCTCGATCCGCTCGGCAAACACGTCCCCGGCACGCCGGTCGGCGAGGTGACGGTGGCCCAGCTGCTGTCGCACACCGCCGGGCTGACCGCCGAGCCACCCGGCCAGTGGTGGGAGCGGACCCCGGGCATGCCGGTGGAGGAGCTCATCGCTCTGCTCGGCTCCCAGACCGCCCGGCACCGGCCCGGCCGCCGCTTCCACTATTCCAATCTGGGCTTCGCCCTGCTGGGCGAGCTGGTCGCCCGGCATCGCGGGATGAGCTGGGCGCAGGCCGTGCAGGCCGAAGTCCTGGAGCCACTGGGCATGCACGACACCACGTCACGGCCACGTGCCCCGCACGCGTACGGCTACGCGGTGCATCCCTGGGCGGATGTGCTGCTGCCCGAACCCGAGCACGACGCGCTGGCCATGGCCCCGGCCGGGCAGCTGTGGTCCACCCCCGCCGACCTCGCCCGGTGGGCGGCGTTCCTGGCCGGCGACACCGCGGGCGTGCTCGACCCGGGCACGCTGGCCGAGATGCGCGAGCCGGCCACCGTCGACGACGGTGACGCCTGGACCGGTGGTTTCGGCCTGGGCCTGCAGCTGGCCAGGGCGGGCGGGCGCCGTCTGGCCGGTCATGGCGGCTCCATGCCGGGCTTCCTGGCCACGGTATGGGCCGACCCCGCCGACAGGGTGGGCGTGCTGTTCATGACCAACGCCACCTTCGGGGCGAGCCGCTCCCTGCTGACCGAGCTGCTCGCCATCCTCGATGAGCACGAGCCGCGCCTGCCCGCCGAGTGGCAGCCCGCCGGCGTCGACACCGGCTTGCTGGAGCTGACCGGCCCTTGGTACTGGGGGCCGGGTGCGTACACATTGCGGCTGCTGTCCGGCCGCGACCTGTCCCTCTCCCCCATCGATGGTGGCGGTGCCCGGGCCTCCCGGTTCGTCGCCCAGGCCGACGGCACCTGGCTCGGCCTGGAGGGCTACTACGCCGGTGAGACGCTGCGCGTGGTCCGCCGGGCCGACGGCTCGCTCAGCCACCTCGACCTCAACACCTTCGTCTTCACCCGCACCCCCTACGACCCGGCCGCCGAGATACCGGGCGGGGTGGACGACGGCGGATGGCGCGGCTGA
- a CDS encoding class I SAM-dependent methyltransferase — translation MTSRKLYHGTGPGPITPDGCAVDYYAMLTPNGEPELINAAVPREASILELGAGAGRITRGLLSLGHEVVAVDESPEMLAHIGGAETVCSPIQSLELHRTFDVVLLMSFVIETADDGLREAFLRTCRDHVAEDGCVILQRKAPEWYDTVQPFERVADDGRTVRMTGVSRPGPDLLAATMEYVAGDRRWTHFFLSRRLDDDFLESELNQADLTISGFLEGDREWVRAVPRSRGHRPGGA, via the coding sequence ATGACTTCGCGGAAGCTGTACCACGGCACCGGCCCAGGACCGATCACTCCGGACGGTTGCGCCGTCGACTACTACGCCATGCTGACGCCCAACGGTGAGCCGGAGCTCATCAACGCGGCCGTTCCCCGGGAGGCGTCCATCCTGGAGCTCGGAGCCGGTGCGGGCCGGATCACCCGCGGCCTCCTGTCCCTCGGGCACGAGGTGGTCGCCGTGGACGAGTCTCCCGAGATGCTCGCCCACATCGGGGGAGCCGAGACCGTCTGCTCACCCATCCAGTCCCTGGAACTGCACAGGACGTTCGACGTCGTCCTGCTCATGTCATTCGTGATCGAGACGGCCGACGACGGACTGCGTGAGGCGTTCCTGCGCACCTGCCGTGATCACGTCGCCGAGGACGGATGCGTGATCCTGCAGCGCAAGGCCCCGGAGTGGTACGACACCGTCCAGCCTTTCGAACGCGTCGCCGACGACGGCCGTACCGTCCGCATGACAGGGGTCAGCCGGCCGGGCCCCGACCTTCTGGCCGCCACCATGGAGTATGTGGCCGGCGACCGGCGGTGGACCCACTTCTTCCTCAGCAGGCGCCTCGACGACGACTTCCTTGAAAGTGAGCTCAACCAGGCGGATCTGACGATTTCCGGGTTCCTGGAAGGGGACCGCGAATGGGTGCGCGCGGTGCCGCGCTCCCGCGGGCACCGCCCGGGTGGCGCATAG
- a CDS encoding acyl-CoA-like ligand-binding transcription factor, translating to MESAEELGRRDRKKLETRAALEHAALTLVAERGLAGVTVEDIAEAVDVSSRTFFNYFPSKEDALVGPSPASAAELRDRLEALPADVPVLEALRLMSRVEAEHVQEQREQWLLRLKVFEQNPSLLPRLVTSGTATERAVTAAVARRADIELGTSGYPELATAAAMAAFRVAMIRWSAAGGRPELADLVDEAFAQLAAGLPNP from the coding sequence ATGGAGAGCGCCGAGGAGCTCGGCCGGAGGGACCGCAAAAAGCTCGAGACCCGTGCGGCGCTGGAGCATGCCGCCCTGACGCTGGTGGCCGAGCGCGGCCTGGCGGGGGTCACGGTGGAGGACATCGCCGAGGCCGTGGACGTCTCCTCGCGCACGTTCTTCAACTACTTCCCGTCCAAGGAGGACGCGCTCGTCGGCCCGAGCCCGGCCTCCGCCGCCGAACTGCGCGACAGGCTGGAGGCGCTGCCCGCGGACGTGCCGGTCCTGGAGGCGCTGCGGCTGATGTCGCGGGTCGAGGCCGAGCACGTCCAGGAGCAGCGCGAGCAATGGCTGCTGCGGCTGAAGGTGTTCGAGCAGAACCCTTCGCTGCTCCCACGGCTGGTCACCAGCGGCACCGCGACCGAACGCGCCGTGACAGCCGCCGTCGCCCGCCGGGCCGACATCGAGCTGGGCACGAGCGGCTATCCCGAACTCGCGACCGCAGCGGCCATGGCGGCCTTCCGGGTGGCGATGATCCGCTGGAGCGCCGCAGGCGGGCGTCCGGAGCTGGCCGACCTGGTCGACGAGGCCTTCGCCCAGCTCGCCGCCGGCCTGCCCAATCCGTGA